Proteins encoded within one genomic window of Ovis aries strain OAR_USU_Benz2616 breed Rambouillet chromosome 1, ARS-UI_Ramb_v3.0, whole genome shotgun sequence:
- the LOC101114743 gene encoding platelet-activating factor receptor-like, translating to MNRSVGDLGGCSPWDDPARFIVVPAAYALALGLGLPANVAALAVFVRSGRRLGQALRLYLLNLALADVLFTLTLPLWLTYYLGPAHWPFPEAVCRAAGAAYYVSTYAAVAFAALISVCRCSSVHRPGPKAAARPALRRRGPARAACAAAWLAGLACAAPSLAAPHALRPGPGGASRCLERGWARAGLAYTTVAFFTAAFLLVLAAYVSLARALASPSGPGPAPAGPHRRAARTMVLGLLLVFALCLAPYHLLLAPWVTGQEVAASREGGGCRATSTLDVLHTLSLALLSLNSCLDPLIYCFSVRRFRQDCWALSCRLGVGASGAHSASLASS from the coding sequence ATGAACAGGAGCGTGGGGGACCTTGGCGGCTGCAGCCCCTGGGACGACCCTGCTCGCTTCATTGTGGTGCCCGCGGCCTATGCCTTGGCGCTGGGCCTGGGGCTGCCGGCCAACGTGGCGGCCCTGGCGGTGTTCGTCCGCAGCGGCAGGCGCCTGGGCCAGGCCCTGCGTCTCTACCTGCTCAACCTGGCCCTGGCCGACGTGCTCTTCACGCTCACGCTGCCGCTGTGGCTCACCTACTACCTGGGCCCGGCCCACTGGCCCTTCCCGGAGGCCGTCTGCCGCGCAGCCGGGGCCGCCTACTATGTGTCCACCTACGCGGCCGTGGCCTTCGCGGCGCTCATCAGCGTGTGCCGCTGCAGCTCCGTGCACCGGCCCGGGCCCAAGGCGGCCGCCCGCCCGGCCTTGCGCCGCCGCGGCCCCGCCCGCGCCGCGTGCGCCGCCGCCTGGCTGGCAGGCCTGGCCTGCGCCGCACCCTCGCTGGCCGCCCCGCACGCGCTGCGCCCCGGGCCGGGCGGCGCCTCTCGCTGCCTGGAGCGCGGCTGGGCGCGCGCCGGCCTGGCCTACACCACCGTGGCCTTCTTCACCGCCGCCTTCCTGCTGGTGCTCGCGGCCTACGTGAGCCTGGCGCGGGCGCTCGCCTCGCCCTCGGGCCCAGGCCCAGCCCCCGCCGGTCCGCACCGGCGCGCGGCCAGGACCATGGTGTTGGGGCTCCTGCTGGTCTTCGCCCTCTGCCTGGCGCCTTACCATCTGCTGCTGGCGCCCTGGGTAACGGGGCAGGAGGTCGCCGCGAGCCGCGAAGGCGGCGGATGCCGGGCCACCTCCACGCTCGACGTCCTACACACCCTCAGCCTGGCGTTGCTGAGTCTCAACAGCTGCCTGGACCCTCTCATCTACTGCTTCTCGGTGCGCCGCTTCCGCCAGGACTGCTGGGCGCTGAGCTGccgtctgggggtgggggcatctGGGGCGCACTCGGCCTCCTTGGCCTCTTCCTAG
- the TMEM35B gene encoding transmembrane protein 35B isoform X1 → MALPLTALRVLLGSFFALTGAAKLSEQISAPVSEQMKALFVQFAEVFPLKVFGYQPDPMSYQVAVGWLELLAGLLLVLGPPMLQEMSNLILTLLMMGAIFTLMSLKESLNTCIPAIVCLGLLLLLDIC, encoded by the exons ATGGCGCTCCCGCTCACCGCTCTGCGCGTGCTGCTGGGCAGCTTCTTCGCGCTCACGGGGGCGGCCAAGCTTTCGGAGCAGATCTCGGCTCCGGTGTCGGAGCAGATG AAAGCCCTGTTCGTGCAGTTCGCTGAGGTGTTTCCGCTGAAGGTGTTCGGCTACCAGCCAGATCCCATGAGCTACCAAGTGGCTGTGGGCTGGCTGGAACTGCTGGCTGGGCTGCTGCTGGTCCTGGGCCCACCGATGCTGCAAGAGATGAGTAACTTGATTTTGACACTGCTCATGATGG GGGCTATCTTCACTTTGATGTCTCTAAAAGAGTCACTGAACACCTGCATTCCAGCCATCGTCTGCCtggggctcctgctgctgctggatATCTGCTAG
- the TMEM35B gene encoding transmembrane protein 35B isoform X2: protein MGMPCLSSRLFSEGRAREAAPLGGEVFRPPGEGGNARAAGGGFSAAPTPGRARPACLLGHGAPAHRSARAAGQLLRAHGGGQAFGADLGSGVGADGAIFTLMSLKESLNTCIPAIVCLGLLLLLDIC, encoded by the exons ATGGGGATGCCCTGCCTCAGCAGCCGTCTCTTCTCGGAGGGCCGAGCGAGGGAGGCAGCCCCGCTGGGAGGTGAAGTCTTCCGGCCCCCCGGGGAGGGAGGCAACGCCCGGGCGGCAGGGGGCGGGTTTTCGGCGGCGCCTACCCCGGGGCGGGCGCGGCCCGCATGCTTGCTCGGCCATGGCGCTCCCGCTCACCGCTCTGCGCGTGCTGCTGGGCAGCTTCTTCGCGCTCACGGGGGCGGCCAAGCTTTCGGAGCAGATCTCGGCTCCGGTGTCGGAGCAGATG GGGCTATCTTCACTTTGATGTCTCTAAAAGAGTCACTGAACACCTGCATTCCAGCCATCGTCTGCCtggggctcctgctgctgctggatATCTGCTAG